Proteins from one Paenibacillus amylolyticus genomic window:
- a CDS encoding ATP phosphoribosyltransferase regulatory subunit, with protein sequence MSKPKGFEKPTGFRDYTPHVVSKLRTIERNVLECMERWGYRQIITPTIEYYDTVGVASSTSDRKLFKLLNSRGTTLVLRSDLTAPIARVVSSMLKDEQLPLRLSYHANVFRSIEEEAGREAEFFQTGVELVGDDSPEADAEVVALAIASLQAAGVSSFKIAMGHMGFLNGLLEEVIPGQTAEQEQLKEGLLGRDYVGYRQSIEALNLEPKLKEQLEAILRLRGGKEVCTHAVELSSSAEAAKSIAHLCAVFEVLEAYGVSEHVLIDLTMIGDFSYYTGMTFEGYAAELGSPVCSGGRYDNLLQQFGRSLPATGFALKTNRIIDGVHGITIKEKKPVLIRYSPKRRAEALTEAARLRSMGQNVVTLLLPEDGAGASAVSAGATTVQAEQVITYGSDEGGR encoded by the coding sequence ATGTCCAAACCAAAAGGATTTGAAAAACCGACCGGATTTCGCGACTATACACCACATGTGGTATCCAAGCTACGGACGATTGAGCGGAATGTATTGGAATGCATGGAACGCTGGGGTTACCGTCAGATTATCACACCAACGATTGAATATTACGACACGGTGGGTGTAGCAAGCTCTACATCAGATCGCAAACTGTTTAAATTACTGAACAGCCGGGGGACCACACTGGTACTTCGATCGGATCTAACGGCTCCCATTGCACGTGTTGTTTCTTCCATGCTCAAAGATGAACAGTTGCCACTGCGTCTGTCCTATCATGCGAATGTATTTCGTTCCATTGAAGAGGAAGCTGGACGTGAAGCTGAATTTTTCCAGACGGGTGTGGAGCTGGTTGGAGACGATTCGCCTGAAGCGGATGCCGAAGTTGTTGCGCTTGCGATTGCCTCTTTGCAGGCAGCGGGTGTGTCTTCTTTTAAAATAGCGATGGGTCATATGGGATTCCTGAACGGATTATTGGAAGAGGTCATTCCAGGTCAAACTGCGGAGCAGGAGCAATTGAAGGAAGGGTTGCTTGGACGTGATTATGTCGGCTATCGCCAGTCGATTGAAGCATTAAATCTGGAGCCTAAGTTAAAAGAACAGCTTGAAGCGATTCTGCGTCTGCGTGGTGGCAAGGAAGTCTGCACCCATGCGGTAGAGCTAAGTTCAAGCGCTGAAGCAGCAAAATCAATTGCACATCTGTGTGCGGTATTCGAAGTGTTGGAAGCTTACGGTGTATCCGAACATGTGCTGATTGATCTGACGATGATCGGTGATTTCTCCTATTATACGGGAATGACGTTTGAAGGATATGCAGCAGAACTGGGATCTCCGGTATGCAGCGGTGGGAGATATGACAACCTGTTACAACAATTCGGGCGTTCGTTGCCAGCTACAGGGTTTGCACTGAAAACAAACCGGATTATTGATGGCGTTCACGGCATTACCATTAAAGAGAAAAAACCGGTACTTATCCGATATAGCCCGAAACGTCGAGCCGAGGCTCTTACGGAAGCGGCAAGATTACGCAGTATGGGACAAAATGTAGTGACACTGC
- a CDS encoding DapH/DapD/GlmU-related protein, whose protein sequence is MRKVTRYPVEDQNALWHIYKTVSPWKGVRNFIWIQLSRYCPILSVKNWIYRRMLGMKVGKHTAFGLMVMVDVFFPEKITVGENSVIGYNTTILAHEYLIKEYRLGEVIIGENVLIGANTTILPGVTIGDGAVVAAGAVVHKDVAPGAFVGGNPLRDLSRAAASTEETVFNTDDSSQGSVH, encoded by the coding sequence ATGAGAAAAGTAACCCGCTATCCGGTAGAGGACCAGAATGCACTTTGGCATATCTACAAGACAGTGAGTCCGTGGAAGGGCGTTCGTAATTTTATCTGGATCCAGTTGTCACGCTATTGTCCGATCCTATCAGTGAAGAATTGGATTTACCGCCGGATGCTTGGTATGAAGGTGGGAAAACACACGGCCTTTGGCCTGATGGTGATGGTGGATGTGTTTTTTCCGGAGAAAATAACGGTCGGCGAAAACTCGGTCATCGGTTACAACACAACGATTCTCGCTCATGAGTATCTGATTAAGGAGTACAGGCTCGGTGAGGTGATTATCGGGGAAAATGTACTGATCGGTGCCAATACAACAATTCTGCCTGGGGTAACCATAGGGGATGGAGCGGTTGTGGCTGCTGGAGCTGTCGTACATAAGGATGTTGCACCAGGAGCTTTCGTTGGAGGCAATCCACTGCGTGATTTATCCCGTGCGGCGGCTTCTACGGAAGAAACTGTCTTTAACACGGATGATTCTTCTCAGGGCAGTGTGCATTAA
- the hprK gene encoding HPr(Ser) kinase/phosphatase has protein sequence MAKKVKVSELVQQFQLEVVSGSHGLKRVITVDDLNRPGLEMAGYFEYHPQERVQLLGRTELAFFAMLPEQERRDRMQRLCTEETPCIVVTRGLEVPQELIDISEERDLAVLRSNMATTILSSRITGFLEGKLAPTATIHGVLCDVYGVGMLITGSSGIGKSETALELVKRGHRLIADDAVEIRQTSDFQLHGTAPELIRHLLEIRGVGIINVMTLFGAGAVRNNKRITLVVRLEAWQQDKQYDRLGLDEETTRIIDTDVPLVTIPVRPGRNLAVIIEVAGMNYRLKQMGLNAALQFTNKLTATISEDMEDMD, from the coding sequence ATGGCGAAAAAAGTGAAAGTATCCGAATTGGTGCAGCAGTTTCAGTTGGAGGTTGTTTCTGGATCTCACGGACTGAAAAGAGTCATTACAGTAGATGATCTAAACCGTCCTGGTCTGGAAATGGCCGGTTATTTTGAATACCATCCACAAGAACGCGTACAGTTGCTTGGAAGAACGGAGCTTGCCTTTTTTGCAATGCTACCGGAGCAAGAACGCCGTGATCGCATGCAACGTCTATGTACGGAAGAGACGCCTTGTATTGTTGTAACGCGCGGACTTGAAGTGCCGCAAGAGCTGATTGATATTAGTGAAGAACGGGATTTGGCTGTACTTCGCAGTAATATGGCAACAACCATTTTATCCAGCCGGATCACCGGGTTTTTGGAGGGAAAACTAGCACCAACAGCGACCATTCACGGTGTACTTTGTGATGTCTATGGCGTAGGTATGCTGATCACAGGTAGTAGCGGTATTGGTAAGAGTGAAACAGCACTTGAACTCGTTAAACGCGGACACCGACTGATTGCCGATGATGCGGTAGAGATCCGCCAAACGTCAGATTTTCAGCTGCATGGTACTGCACCTGAATTGATCCGCCATTTGCTCGAAATTCGAGGTGTCGGTATTATCAACGTCATGACATTATTCGGAGCCGGTGCGGTTCGGAATAATAAACGGATTACCCTGGTTGTTCGCCTGGAAGCATGGCAGCAGGATAAACAATATGATCGTCTGGGTCTGGATGAAGAGACTACACGCATCATTGATACGGACGTGCCACTTGTTACCATTCCTGTTCGTCCGGGACGGAACTTGGCGGTTATTATTGAAGTAGCCGGCATGAACTATCGTCTGAAACAGATGGGTCTTAATGCTGCACTGCAATTCACGAACAAGCTGACAGCAACCATCTCGGAAGATATGGAAGACATGGACTAA
- the ugpC gene encoding sn-glycerol-3-phosphate ABC transporter ATP-binding protein UgpC, with protein sequence MAGVRLEHIFKKYPGSDKATVVDINLDIKDKEFLVLVGPSGCGKSTTLRMIAGLEEISEGKLYIGDRVVNDVAPKDRDIAMVFQSYALYPHMSVYQNMAFGLKLRKVKKDEIDKRVREAAKILDIEHLLERKPKALSGGQRQRVALGRAIVRDPQVFLMDEPLSNLDAKLRGQMRAEITKLAKRLETTVIYVTHDQIEAMTMGDRIVVMKDGIIQQAASPEELYNHPSNLFVAGFIGSPTMNFISGKLAEQGANLHFVAPGVDVEIPQGKAQVLKSRGYVGKEVILGVRPEDIHEEPVFLEASPNSVFSTHVDVTENLGHEMLLYLSGVGNDTTIARVDGRSNTRDGSTVKMAIDMNKVHIFDKETEVNVLLQD encoded by the coding sequence ATGGCTGGAGTACGTTTAGAGCATATTTTCAAAAAATACCCGGGTTCTGATAAAGCAACTGTAGTTGACATTAACCTGGACATTAAAGATAAAGAATTTCTGGTATTGGTAGGTCCGTCCGGTTGTGGTAAATCAACAACACTGCGTATGATCGCAGGCCTTGAGGAAATTTCTGAAGGTAAACTCTATATCGGTGACCGTGTCGTTAATGATGTTGCACCTAAAGACCGCGATATCGCGATGGTATTCCAATCCTATGCCTTGTATCCGCATATGAGCGTATATCAAAACATGGCGTTTGGTTTGAAATTGCGTAAGGTTAAAAAAGATGAGATCGACAAACGTGTACGTGAAGCAGCTAAAATCCTGGATATCGAGCATTTGCTTGAGCGTAAACCTAAGGCACTGTCCGGTGGTCAACGTCAGCGTGTCGCTCTAGGACGTGCGATTGTCCGTGATCCACAAGTCTTCTTGATGGATGAGCCTCTCTCCAACTTGGATGCTAAACTTCGTGGTCAGATGCGTGCGGAAATCACTAAACTGGCTAAACGTTTGGAAACAACAGTTATCTACGTAACGCATGACCAGATCGAAGCAATGACGATGGGTGACCGGATCGTAGTTATGAAGGATGGTATCATCCAACAAGCTGCATCACCAGAAGAGCTTTACAACCATCCGTCTAACCTGTTTGTAGCTGGTTTCATCGGTTCCCCGACAATGAACTTTATCTCGGGTAAATTGGCTGAGCAAGGTGCAAACCTTCACTTTGTAGCCCCTGGCGTGGACGTTGAAATCCCGCAAGGTAAAGCACAAGTGTTGAAATCTAGAGGATACGTTGGCAAAGAAGTTATCCTGGGTGTTCGTCCAGAGGACATTCACGAAGAGCCAGTATTCCTGGAAGCATCCCCGAACTCTGTATTCTCTACTCACGTAGACGTAACAGAGAACCTGGGTCACGAAATGCTCCTCTACTTGAGCGGTGTAGGTAACGATACTACAATCGCACGTGTAGACGGACGTTCTAACACTCGTGATGGTTCCACAGTTAAAATGGCTATCGACATGAACAAAGTTCATATCTTTGACAAAGAGACTGAAGTAAACGTACTTCTTCAAGACTAA
- a CDS encoding PucR family transcriptional regulator translates to MERRRFIELLIRTNMELRDETQPVVYENDREQYLTELGHWLKEQIEKQTNKEYETVPDRFVEPAGLNAEKILFLLQGDTPDAHRLRSKELNKLLESYFGEEIVLIPLGEQEWIFMGDKEIVTEEAEEDTTEAKKDSLNAFCLGLHELVASEWAGVFHLSASLPCIPVQQLVSVTDLLKESIHLGRAFHVTQHIHLPWDLHLERLVASIPDAQRIRFIQETGKDTLIFNDSETLATLETFLAWTVM, encoded by the coding sequence GGAGAGACGAAGATTTATTGAGCTTCTAATCCGTACTAACATGGAACTACGCGATGAGACACAGCCTGTTGTATATGAGAATGATAGGGAGCAATATTTGACTGAACTGGGTCACTGGCTTAAAGAGCAGATTGAGAAACAAACCAATAAGGAATATGAAACGGTCCCGGATCGCTTTGTGGAGCCTGCAGGATTGAATGCTGAGAAGATTCTGTTCTTGTTGCAAGGGGATACGCCGGATGCACATCGTTTACGGTCGAAGGAACTCAACAAATTGCTTGAGAGTTATTTTGGCGAGGAGATTGTCTTAATTCCTTTAGGGGAGCAAGAGTGGATTTTCATGGGTGACAAAGAGATTGTTACAGAAGAAGCCGAGGAAGACACAACGGAAGCTAAAAAAGATTCCCTCAATGCTTTTTGTTTGGGGTTGCATGAATTGGTTGCCAGTGAGTGGGCGGGGGTATTCCATCTGTCTGCTTCGCTGCCATGTATTCCCGTACAACAACTCGTATCGGTCACCGATCTACTTAAAGAAAGTATTCACTTGGGGAGAGCCTTCCATGTTACGCAGCATATTCATCTCCCATGGGATCTACATTTGGAACGGTTGGTAGCGAGTATTCCAGATGCACAACGAATACGGTTTATACAGGAAACAGGCAAAGACACGTTAATCTTCAATGACAGTGAGACCCTAGCTACACTAGAGACCTTTTTAGCCTGGACTGTAATGTAA